AAGTCCAGCGGCGGTGCCGCCAGGATCACGCCGGTCAGTCCACCGAAGAGGAACGTCACCAGGAAGCCGAGCGACCACAGCATGGGCGTCTCGAACGTCAGGGACCCGTTCCACATCGTGCCGATCCAGTTGAAGAACTTCACCCCCGTGGGCACCGCGATCAGCATCGTCATGCCGGAGAAGAACGCCAGGTCGACCGAGCCGGTGACGAACATGTGGTGGGCCCACACCGCCATCGACAGGATCGCGATCGACAGGGTCGCGCCGACCAGGCCGACGTAGCCGAAGATCGGCTTGCGGCTGAAGACCGGCAGGACCTCGGTGATGATGCCGAAGAACGGCAACGCGATGATGTAGACCTCTGGATGGCCGAAGAACCAGAACAGGTGCTGCCACAGGATCGGGCCACCGTGCACCGGGTCGAAGACGTGGGCGCCGAAGGCCCGGTCGGCCTCGAGGGTGAGCAGGGCGGCCGCGAAGATCGGGAAGACCATCAGCACGAGCATGCTGGTGATGAGGGTGTTCCAGGTGAAGATCGGCATCCGGAACATCGTGAGGCCCGGCGCCCGCATGCAGATGATCGTCGTGGTGAAGTTGACCGCGCCGAGGATCGTGCCCAGGCCGCTCATCCACAGGCCCATCACCCACAGGTCACCGCCGACGCCCGGGCTGTTGATGCCGTCGGACAGCGGGACGTAGGCGAACCAGCCGAAGGCCGCCGCGCCGCCCGGGGTCAGGAACCCGGCGGCCACGATGAGGCCACCGAAGAGGTAGAGCCAGTAGCTGAACATGTTGAGCCGCGGGAACGCCACGTCGGGCGCTCCGATCTGCAGCGGCATGATCGCGTTGCCGAAGGCGAAGAACAGGGGCGTCGCGAACAGCAGCAGCATGATCGTGCCGTGCATCGTGAACAGCTCGTTGTAGCGCTGGTCGCTCACGACCTGCTGGCCGGGGTAGGCCAGCTCGGAGCGGATGATCAGCGCCATGATGCCGCCGAGGATGAACCAGGCGAACGAGGTGCCGAAGTAGAGCTTGCCGATCAGCTTGTGGTCGGTGGTGGTGAGCACGCGCACCAC
This genomic window from Nocardioides marmoribigeumensis contains:
- the ctaD gene encoding aa3-type cytochrome oxidase subunit I, whose product is MGPKPTIGQQVVRVLTTTDHKLIGKLYFGTSFAWFILGGIMALIIRSELAYPGQQVVSDQRYNELFTMHGTIMLLLFATPLFFAFGNAIMPLQIGAPDVAFPRLNMFSYWLYLFGGLIVAAGFLTPGGAAAFGWFAYVPLSDGINSPGVGGDLWVMGLWMSGLGTILGAVNFTTTIICMRAPGLTMFRMPIFTWNTLITSMLVLMVFPIFAAALLTLEADRAFGAHVFDPVHGGPILWQHLFWFFGHPEVYIIALPFFGIITEVLPVFSRKPIFGYVGLVGATLSIAILSMAVWAHHMFVTGSVDLAFFSGMTMLIAVPTGVKFFNWIGTMWNGSLTFETPMLWSLGFLVTFLFGGLTGVILAAPPLDFHVSDSYFVVAHFHYVVFGTVVFAMFAGFYFWWPKMFGKMLDERLGKVHFWMLFVGFHTTFLVQHWLGVEGMPRRYADYLPDEGFTFLNQVSTVGAFILAASMLPFMWNVYKTSKSPDVLVDDPWGWGRSLEWATSCPPPRHNFHTLPRIRSESPAFDLHHPEIAALELADNDPDDPRVGADQGRVL